The following proteins come from a genomic window of Gimesia chilikensis:
- a CDS encoding ComF family protein, with the protein MKYSGIPLIETLSRGWLQAGRNFVYPPRCVLCGEDRLCEGTNCGPRIDQIAPLMAHTCGRCGAPVGPHVETSSGCIHCRKDRFLFKRAIALGQYQGPLSELILKLKQNPGAPLGVSLGNLLYYRHQETLEKMDFDLIIPIPLHWTSRLYRSHNPSTLIGEALSGRLQAPFDVNILAKRKRTPAQLGLNSSERRRNLRDAFRVRRARRIQGQSILLVDDVLTTGSTANAATQALLEAGAREINVAVIARALGQ; encoded by the coding sequence ATGAAATATTCGGGGATTCCCCTGATTGAGACACTTTCCCGCGGCTGGCTGCAGGCGGGGAGGAATTTCGTTTATCCGCCCCGGTGTGTACTATGCGGTGAAGACCGGCTGTGCGAGGGAACGAACTGCGGGCCCCGGATCGACCAGATCGCCCCCCTGATGGCTCACACGTGTGGACGGTGCGGTGCACCAGTGGGACCGCATGTAGAGACGTCTTCCGGCTGCATTCACTGCAGGAAAGATCGTTTTTTATTCAAGCGAGCGATTGCCCTGGGACAATATCAGGGGCCATTGAGCGAATTAATCTTAAAACTGAAGCAGAACCCGGGAGCCCCTCTGGGAGTGAGCCTGGGAAATCTACTATACTACCGCCATCAGGAAACACTGGAGAAGATGGACTTTGATCTGATCATTCCGATCCCGCTGCACTGGACATCCCGGCTCTACCGGTCTCATAATCCGTCGACTCTGATTGGTGAGGCATTGTCGGGCCGCTTGCAAGCCCCTTTCGACGTGAATATACTCGCGAAACGAAAACGGACCCCTGCGCAGCTCGGATTGAATTCTTCAGAACGAAGACGAAATTTACGGGATGCGTTTCGAGTGCGTCGAGCGAGGCGAATCCAGGGGCAGAGCATTTTACTGGTGGATGACGTCCTGACTACGGGCTCAACCGCCAATGCTGCGACGCAGGCGCTGCTGGAGGCAGGAGCCCGCGAGATCAACGTGGCAGTCATTGCCAGGGCCCTGGGCCAATAA
- the hpnE gene encoding hydroxysqualene dehydroxylase HpnE, translating into MEDSSTATVIVGGGLAGLACAAALAERSQPVMLLESRPRLGGRASSFEDQQSQSLIDNCQHVSMGCCHEFNRFCETVGIADSFERAEQLYFIGPHQSGPVSTDTRFQVNRFASSPALPTPLHLFPAFARLSYLNFREKRELAQGLKQLARTRVNPENEPTMADWLQAHGQSQTVIDRFWNVVLVSALSESLDRISLSHARKVFVDGFLRARDSWQVLIPTTPLEQLYGTTISDWLTARGTEIRLKTGIKQIHITEGKVTGVELRDGTHIDADRVVLAVPHQRVLDLLPAEFPGRTELSRIEQLEAAPITSVHLWFDREITPLPHAVFVDCLSQWMFNRTQLMQQEHDGRWYYQIVISASHQLTAAGRQGRSQEEIIQEVIAELTRIWPVTAEAQLLHSRMLTEHHAVFSVQPGVEQLRPAQRTQVAGLYLAGDWTSTGWPATMEGAVRSGLLAAEELLHDLGKPESLLLPPENTAFLSKMLFRL; encoded by the coding sequence TTGGAAGACAGCAGCACAGCAACAGTCATTGTCGGAGGCGGTCTCGCCGGCCTGGCCTGCGCTGCGGCTCTCGCGGAGCGGAGCCAGCCTGTCATGCTGCTCGAGTCCCGACCTCGACTCGGGGGGCGCGCGAGCTCCTTTGAAGACCAGCAGTCCCAGTCGCTGATCGACAACTGTCAGCACGTCAGCATGGGCTGCTGTCACGAATTCAATCGCTTCTGCGAAACCGTCGGCATCGCCGATTCCTTTGAGCGAGCCGAGCAGCTCTACTTCATCGGTCCCCATCAGAGCGGTCCCGTCAGCACCGACACCCGCTTTCAGGTGAACCGCTTTGCCTCCAGTCCGGCGCTCCCCACACCCCTGCATCTGTTTCCCGCCTTCGCGCGACTCTCCTATCTCAACTTCCGCGAGAAACGCGAACTGGCCCAGGGGCTCAAACAGCTCGCACGCACCCGCGTCAATCCGGAAAACGAACCGACCATGGCCGACTGGCTCCAGGCACACGGGCAGTCGCAAACCGTCATCGACCGCTTCTGGAACGTAGTTCTTGTCAGCGCACTCAGCGAAAGCCTGGACCGCATCAGCCTCTCGCACGCCCGCAAGGTTTTCGTGGATGGCTTTCTTCGCGCCCGCGACAGCTGGCAGGTTCTGATTCCCACTACGCCCCTCGAACAGTTGTACGGCACCACAATCAGTGACTGGCTGACCGCACGTGGTACTGAAATCCGTCTCAAGACCGGCATCAAGCAGATCCACATCACCGAGGGCAAAGTAACCGGCGTCGAACTTCGGGATGGTACTCACATCGATGCAGACCGCGTCGTGCTCGCCGTTCCCCACCAGCGCGTGCTCGATCTGTTGCCTGCCGAGTTCCCCGGTCGCACAGAACTGTCGCGCATCGAACAGCTTGAAGCGGCCCCTATCACCAGCGTCCATCTCTGGTTTGATCGCGAAATCACACCGCTCCCGCATGCGGTCTTCGTGGATTGTCTTTCTCAATGGATGTTCAACCGTACGCAGCTGATGCAGCAGGAGCACGACGGACGCTGGTATTACCAGATCGTCATCTCGGCCAGTCATCAACTCACCGCAGCCGGACGCCAGGGACGTTCGCAGGAAGAGATCATCCAGGAAGTCATCGCCGAGCTCACCCGGATCTGGCCTGTCACCGCAGAGGCCCAACTGCTGCATAGTCGCATGCTCACCGAACATCATGCGGTCTTCTCCGTTCAGCCCGGCGTGGAACAGCTCCGCCCCGCGCAACGGACGCAGGTCGCAGGTCTGTATCTCGCCGGAGACTGGACTTCCACCGGCTGGCCCGCCACGATGGAAGGGGCTGTTCGCAGTGGATTGCTCGCGGCCGAGGAACTGCTCCACGATCTGGGGAAACCCGAGTCATTATTACTGCCTCCTGAAAATACGGCTTTTCTATCCAAAATGCTCTTCAGACTGTAA